TCAATATTGGCCCAGGACGGATAAAAACTAAACATGGCGGCATCGGACGGCGCTTTGAGGTATTCAACATCGCGGCCAATGAAAAAGGATTGCCAGTCTTTGGGAAACAGGTCGTTGATAAACAGCAGATCACCGGTTCCCCAAGTGAGAATCTGCCGCCCGAGCTTGACATCGAGAAAGTAAAAGGGCGTCAGGAGAACATTGGCTTCACGCAGATCGAGCACCCCGTGACCACGTTCCAGGTCCTGATCCGTCTCACCGGCGGCCTCATCGCCAACAAGATCAGCACGAAACTGCCAGATGGCCAGATCCGACATATGATTGAGGTCCAACTGCAGACGCAGTTCGTTGAGAATCGCCCGTCGCTCTACCGCATCGTCCTGAAGACGCATGCCACTGCGCCCATCGATAAAACCGTGCACTTGCCAGCCCCAGGCAGCAGAAGCCCACAACAACAGCACCAGCGCCAGTCCCCATCGCTTCATGCCACGTCCCTCCTTCGATCCATCATTGCAAACCGCGACCAGCCCGATGTCATGCCAGCCTGGGCTGGTCGCAAAATGTGCGCGCTATTGAACTTCCCGTGGTGGGCGGCGCAAAAAGCGCTCGGTGAAGATCCGGCTGCTCAAGCCAATATTATATTCCACGTCACGGAATTCATTGCGTGTCACACTACCGGAGGCCAGATCTCGCGCCTCGGAGACCGTGACAGTGGCAAAGCCTTGAATCTCTTCAACGTTCAGTGCCTCGACCTCACGGTACTTGTTACCGCTATGATCATAATAGTGGGCGATCATCGGCAGGAACGTACTCTTGTCGATATCGACCACATAGTGTGAAAACTCGACAGAGCCCGGATCTTTCGGCACATTATCGATACGATACACCGTGTCCGTCTCTTCAACCAACGTGTGAACATCTTCTTCCGGGCTGCGTCCGGAAACATCCTCATAAAGAAAATCAGAACCGACGAAGCTGGTGCGTTTGTCACCCGGTGCAATCCTTTTTTTCAGATTCAGGGCCGGCAGCCACAACCAGCGATCGTCATCACGGCCGATGTTTTTCCATACCAGGTAAGCCATTTTGTACACATCGGCCGGAGCCTTGAAATAGGTGTAGAATTTCTGGTCGCCATTGTCTTCGTTGTAACGAAGCTGTGTAAATTCACGAACGCGGACATCGCCTCCTTTGGCAGTAATGGTCATCTTGACCATCGCCCGACCATCCTTTCCAGAATAGTAGGACGCCTGATTGGCCTGGTCGATAATTTCATCCGCAGTTAACGCATAGCTCAGTGAGGAGACAACGAGCAGTAACATCAACGTCATTATGCTGAAACGAACAGAGTTCATGATGAATCTCCTTGTGGTGATAATTTTTAAGTCAAATCCACAGTTTTTTTGCTGAAATCTCAGCGGTTAAAGCCCTTCATCCAGCACATCCTGGCGGAACACCCAGCGCTGCAACAAAGTCAGCAAAGCGGGCAGAATGATCAACGATGCCAACCATGAGACCGCCATGATCGTCGCCAGAAAAAACCCAACCGTCTTATAAGGCACCAGCGGAGCCAGCAGCAATGGTGTAAAACCAACCGAGATGGTAATGGCATTACGGGTAATCGCCCGGGCCGGCTCCTTGAACATCACTTTACAGGATTCCGTCCAATCGCCATTCTGCCGATACAGCTCACGTGCCCGTTGCAGAAAATGGATGGCAAAGTCGACGCTCAAACCCAATGTCAGTGACGACAGCACCGCCACCGGCATATCATAATCCTTGCCTGCGACGCCAATCAGTCCATAGATCAAGCTGATGGTCACGGTCAGTGGAATCATCGCC
Above is a genomic segment from Desulfuromonas acetoxidans DSM 684 containing:
- a CDS encoding outer membrane lipoprotein-sorting protein, producing the protein MNSVRFSIMTLMLLLVVSSLSYALTADEIIDQANQASYYSGKDGRAMVKMTITAKGGDVRVREFTQLRYNEDNGDQKFYTYFKAPADVYKMAYLVWKNIGRDDDRWLWLPALNLKKRIAPGDKRTSFVGSDFLYEDVSGRSPEEDVHTLVEETDTVYRIDNVPKDPGSVEFSHYVVDIDKSTFLPMIAHYYDHSGNKYREVEALNVEEIQGFATVTVSEARDLASGSVTRNEFRDVEYNIGLSSRIFTERFLRRPPREVQ